In Canis aureus isolate CA01 chromosome 6, VMU_Caureus_v.1.0, whole genome shotgun sequence, one genomic interval encodes:
- the IER3IP1 gene encoding immediate early response 3-interacting protein 1 isoform X2, translating to MAFTLYSLLQAALLCVNAIAVLHEERFLKNIGWGADQGIGGFGEEPGIKSQLMNLIRSVRTVMRVPLIIINSIAIVLLLLFG from the exons ATGGCCTTTACGTTGTACTCGCTGCTGCAGGCGGCCCTGCTCTGCGTCAACGCCATCGCGGTGCTGCACGAGGAGCGCTTCCTCAAGAACA TTGGCTGGGGAGCAGACCAGGGAATTGGTGGATTCGGAGAGGAGCCAGGAATTAAATCTCAGCTAATGAACCTTATTCGATCTGTAAGAACTGTGATGAGAG tgCCCTTGATAATAATAAACTCAATTGCCAttgtattacttttattatttgggTGA
- the IER3IP1 gene encoding immediate early response 3-interacting protein 1 isoform X1 yields MAFTLYSLLQAALLCVNAIAVLHEERFLKNNLMQCLSQSQLTFCRNCFPEVKFSSVFSRFLQLAGEQTRELVDSERSQELNLS; encoded by the exons ATGGCCTTTACGTTGTACTCGCTGCTGCAGGCGGCCCTGCTCTGCGTCAACGCCATCGCGGTGCTGCACGAGGAGCGCTTCCTCAAGAACA atttaatgcagtGTCTATCACAATCCCAGTTGACTTTTTGCAGAAACTG TTTTCCAGAAGTGAAGTTCAGCAGTGTCTTCTCCAGATTTCTGCAG TTGGCTGGGGAGCAGACCAGGGAATTGGTGGATTCGGAGAGGAGCCAGGAATTAAATCTCAGCTAA